In the genome of Arabidopsis thaliana chromosome 4, partial sequence, the window ATGCCCATTAGTTCTTGGctttgaaatgtttttagaaTGAAATCTTCATCAATCTCCATATGTGGTTCAATCCACtcattttatcttttgttaaaGATGTTCTTCAGGCCAATATAATGATGACCATGGATGGTTTGCAACTCGCATATAACACTTCTTTATCCGATGGTTACAAGTATTACATGGCTATAGATAGCTTTTGCATGCAACAAATTATCTATCAAAGTTTATGCATCCTCTAAAATATGGTCATTGGCAAGCCACTAAACGTATATATTGTGACAATGtatgatgatatatttttatgtgttgACTCCGTTTTTCATTAAGTAATGAAACATGTTGCTCTAGATTACCATTTTAATCGCAAACATATATGTTGCTCTACCACGCATTGCATCAAATGATAAGCTTGAGGACGCTTcgacaaaaacatatttctccttcttcttacTGAACCAAATGACAATTGACAAACCCCATTAATAAAATCGGTTAGTGTTAATGTGTCACTCATAATATTAACTTAGTAAAGAACAAGACCACATTAATTAAATCAGGTGTTAGTCTGAGAATATACGTTTCTCTTCCTCATTCCAAACTTAAATTCGGAATTTACTGAGAATATATTGTTAGCACTGAAAAAGGTTAAGTTGAAAGTTTGCTAGGGATGGCAATTAAATATAGTCTTGCCTTGGGGATATTCCCTTCGTGGACTTGTAAGTTTATTTATAGGTCctcttatgtatatatagatgatctAACGATCGATATACTATGAAAAAAGTTGTTACTAGATTTTATTGCAGGTAATAGTGTTGAATAACCCGAACCAATAAAGCAGTTGTAACGAACACACGACACGTTGCTTACTGCGAGGAccactttgttttttgttttttttggctttaaGCCAATTTAGGACCAAATTTGCATGATTGAGGATGCAAGTATCCAACCCATTTTCATCTTTCGTAGTGACACTCATTTACTTTTGTGATGGACACGTTATAGTATATCTTAAATATTAAAGAGACATGATTGGGGGAtcattgttttaatttaaataatgtaGATTCTATTCTTTTCATGGTATTAATCCAATTTATAGAAAGTTATGTGTTATTAGCAATtaagctaaatgatgaaaACAATCAGTTTAGTGAAACAAACTCGCCGAGAAAACATGAATGgttgaaaatattattgtgTTTTACAAACGTACACGAGGACAATAGTTTTGTAAGTTTTTCTTAGGCAttgaaaaatgtttgatacaaaaagtaatgttaaaataattaaaaatgattttgtcttaatatatccaaaatttcAATCTATTATGAACAAAGGGAGTATAATTTCTGATTGAATGAACTGGAATAGCAATCAGAAAAGCTTTGAAAACAATTGTTGTTGATTATTAATGATCTTAATTAACGGCATGTATCAATATTTATACAACTTATGTTCCAGTCCAAGCCATCACAACGGAGTAAATGAAGTCACGGGTACTTGTGGTTTTTATTGGTTGCAAACTTGCAACTTGCAAAGATAGctaacaataattaatataattaatgagaacaaaaccaatttagtaaattaaaatCCTTTAACATAGAAACCGACCAAACCCGTTGGACCGTTGGTTACTTGATTTGGTTAGTTGctataaatagaaatgatGGTTCGTGTGCAACCTTCAAAATACGACCACTCTCTCAGAGTACTCtcttagtttctttcttcttcttctttgtaataCGGTGCCGTTTGACATGGATAACCATCGCAGGACTAAGCAACCCAAGACCAACTCCATcgttacttcttcttctgaaggTAAGCTGAAAACTTAAACACCTTcgttttctcatttttccatgtttttttatacttatctatatataatgagAAATCTGAATTTTGGTGATGACAAGGAACAGAAGTGAGTAGTCTTGAGTGGGAAGTTGTGAACATgagtcaagaagaagaagatttggtCTCTCGAATGCATAAGCTTGTCGGTGACAGGTTTGATCTTTTAACTAATAATGAATACTATTTCGTaggaaaataatttaattgtaaCACCATAGTAAAAGCTGAATTTTGTGTGTTATTATTTGATGAAAGGTGGGAACTGATAGCTGG includes:
- the CPL3 gene encoding CAPRICE-like MYB3 (CAPRICE-like MYB3 (CPL3); CONTAINS InterPro DOMAIN/s: SANT, DNA-binding (InterPro:IPR001005), Homeodomain-like (InterPro:IPR009057), Myb, DNA-binding (InterPro:IPR014778), Homeodomain-related (InterPro:IPR012287), MYB-like (InterPro:IPR017877), Myb transcription factor (InterPro:IPR015495); BEST Arabidopsis thaliana protein match is: Homeodomain-like superfamily protein (TAIR:AT2G46410.1); Has 35333 Blast hits to 34131 proteins in 2444 species: Archae - 798; Bacteria - 22429; Metazoa - 974; Fungi - 991; Plants - 531; Viruses - 0; Other Eukaryotes - 9610 (source: NCBI BLink).), producing MDNHRRTKQPKTNSIVTSSSEVSSLEWEVVNMSQEEEDLVSRMHKLVGDRWELIAGRIPGRTAGEIERFWVMKN
- the CPL3 gene encoding CAPRICE-like MYB3 (CAPRICE-like MYB3 (CPL3); CONTAINS InterPro DOMAIN/s: SANT, DNA-binding (InterPro:IPR001005), Homeodomain-like (InterPro:IPR009057), Myb, DNA-binding (InterPro:IPR014778), Homeodomain-related (InterPro:IPR012287), MYB-like (InterPro:IPR017877), Myb transcription factor (InterPro:IPR015495); BEST Arabidopsis thaliana protein match is: Homeodomain-like superfamily protein (TAIR:AT2G46410.1); Has 35333 Blast hits to 34131 proteins in 2444 species: Archae - 798; Bacteria - 22429; Metazoa - 974; Fungi - 991; Plants - 531; Viruses - 0; Other Eukaryotes - 9610 (source: NCBI BLink).); protein product: MDNHRRTKQPKTNSIVTSSSEEVSSLEWEVVNMSQEEEDLVSRMHKLVGDRWELIAGRIPGRTAGEIERFWVMKN
- the CPL3 gene encoding CAPRICE-like MYB3 (CAPRICE-like MYB3 (CPL3); CONTAINS InterPro DOMAIN/s: SANT, DNA-binding (InterPro:IPR001005), Homeodomain-like (InterPro:IPR009057), Myb, DNA-binding (InterPro:IPR014778), Homeodomain-related (InterPro:IPR012287), MYB-like (InterPro:IPR017877), Myb transcription factor (InterPro:IPR015495); BEST Arabidopsis thaliana protein match is: Homeodomain-like superfamily protein (TAIR:AT2G46410.1); Has 2727 Blast hits to 2727 proteins in 179 species: Archae - 0; Bacteria - 0; Metazoa - 0; Fungi - 0; Plants - 2715; Viruses - 0; Other Eukaryotes - 12 (source: NCBI BLink).); protein product: MDNHRRTKQPKTNSIVTSSSEGTEVSSLEWEVVNMSQEEEDLVSRMHKLVGDRWELIAGRIPGRTAGEIERFWVMKN